A part of Planctomycetota bacterium genomic DNA contains:
- a CDS encoding undecaprenyl-diphosphate phosphatase codes for MAGTSISIVDAIVLGLVEGITEYLPVSSTGHLILASSLLGLNTPERESAVNAFTIVVQGGAILAVLGLYWDNVWKMAKGAIGRDNSGFRLLVNLVVAFIPAAVLGKLLDDHIERVLFHPVPVLLALGVGGVFMIVLHLRLAGRWGPPVPSLARKELADLTLTEALIIGLLQCVAMWPGTSRSMMTISGGLLVGLKPKAAAEFSFLLGLPTLTAATLYVLGKDLYTANSTGAPSMFDTLGWLPIAVGIGVATVSAALAVRWLVGFLARRGLAAFGWYRLALCAVLAGLWAAGIVTIGAHGREVNETQREVPPIEWSPASGTPAGSPRP; via the coding sequence ATGGCGGGAACCAGCATCTCCATCGTCGACGCGATCGTCCTCGGCCTGGTCGAGGGCATCACCGAGTACCTCCCGGTCTCGTCCACCGGGCACCTCATCCTCGCGTCGTCGCTGCTGGGGCTCAACACCCCGGAGCGCGAGTCCGCGGTGAACGCGTTCACGATCGTCGTGCAGGGCGGCGCGATCCTGGCGGTGCTGGGCCTCTACTGGGACAACGTCTGGAAGATGGCCAAGGGCGCCATCGGTCGCGACAACTCCGGGTTCCGGTTGCTGGTGAACCTCGTGGTCGCGTTCATCCCCGCGGCGGTCCTGGGAAAACTGCTCGACGATCACATCGAGCGCGTGCTCTTCCACCCGGTGCCGGTGCTGCTCGCGCTGGGCGTCGGGGGCGTGTTCATGATCGTGCTGCACCTGCGCCTCGCCGGACGCTGGGGGCCGCCCGTCCCCTCGCTCGCGCGCAAGGAACTCGCCGACCTGACGCTCACCGAGGCGCTGATCATCGGCCTGCTGCAGTGCGTCGCGATGTGGCCCGGCACAAGCCGCTCGATGATGACCATCTCGGGCGGGCTGCTGGTGGGCCTCAAGCCCAAGGCCGCCGCCGAGTTCAGCTTCCTGCTGGGCCTGCCCACCCTCACCGCCGCGACGCTGTACGTGCTGGGCAAGGACCTGTACACCGCGAACTCGACCGGCGCGCCCTCGATGTTCGACACGCTGGGCTGGCTGCCCATCGCGGTGGGCATCGGCGTAGCAACCGTCTCGGCGGCCCTGGCCGTCCGCTGGCTCGTGGGGTTCCTGGCCCGTCGCGGGCTGGCGGCGTTCGGCTGGTACCGCCTGGCGCTGTGCGCCGTCCTGGCGGGGCTCTGGGCCGCCGGGATCGTCACGATCGGCGCCCACGGGCGCGAAGTGAACGAAACCCAGCGCGAGGTCCCGCCGATAGAGTGGTCGCCCGCGAGCGGCACTCCCGCCGGCTCCCCGCGCCCATGA
- a CDS encoding L28 family ribosomal protein has protein sequence MGAECFFTGKKTSRGMQRVWRGQAISKGGFGLKPTGITRRTFKPNLQQVTAMIDGAPTRVLASTKAIKQGLVVKPLKRKYGYTRQQKAAAAAAN, from the coding sequence ATGGGCGCAGAGTGCTTTTTCACCGGCAAGAAGACTTCCCGCGGCATGCAGCGCGTGTGGCGTGGTCAGGCGATCAGCAAGGGCGGCTTCGGCCTGAAGCCCACCGGCATCACCCGGCGCACGTTCAAGCCGAACCTCCAGCAGGTGACGGCCATGATCGACGGCGCCCCGACCCGCGTGCTCGCGTCCACCAAGGCCATCAAGCAGGGCCTGGTCGTCAAGCCCCTCAAGCGCAAGTACGGGTACACCCGCCAGCAGAAGGCGGCCGCCGCGGCGGCGAACTGA
- a CDS encoding YqaE/Pmp3 family membrane protein gives MRYLIAILLPPLAVLLCGKPIQALLNLVLTLCFWVPGAIHAVLVVNQHYEDQNADRIIQAVRMR, from the coding sequence ATGCGATACCTGATTGCCATTCTGCTGCCGCCGCTGGCGGTGCTGCTCTGCGGGAAACCGATCCAGGCGCTGCTGAACCTGGTGCTGACGCTGTGCTTCTGGGTGCCCGGGGCGATTCACGCGGTGCTGGTGGTGAACCAGCACTACGAGGACCAGAACGCCGACCGGATCATCCAGGCGGTGCGGATGAGGTAG
- a CDS encoding putative 2OG-Fe(II) oxygenase, translated as MTMQGPGLTFASPAAPTTGFYGGAPGEFELTPRTYWPTTIFSRKYRDHARDAAGIIEHLYEIKAGETKNIASDIAVSMKSKDGLFESKFDLFEKSTHEGLRRLVAFIESSVRRAVWHVNGRTEDPARIKVTFLDSWFHITNGGGFHDAHYHGGCSWCGVYYLQISDVPSDLPDHAPNGVNRFYAPRGCGALLSDYGNHYLAAGHLDVPPTPGTLVLFPAFLLHSGLPYRGEKDRVILSFNSTSTLVNPPKA; from the coding sequence ATGACGATGCAGGGCCCGGGACTCACGTTCGCCTCCCCCGCCGCACCGACCACCGGGTTCTACGGCGGGGCGCCGGGCGAGTTTGAACTCACGCCCCGGACGTACTGGCCCACGACGATCTTCTCGCGCAAGTACCGCGACCACGCGCGCGACGCCGCGGGCATCATCGAACACCTGTACGAGATCAAGGCGGGCGAAACCAAGAACATCGCCAGCGACATCGCCGTCAGCATGAAGAGCAAGGACGGGCTCTTCGAGAGCAAGTTCGACCTGTTCGAGAAGTCCACCCACGAAGGGTTGCGGCGTCTGGTCGCGTTCATCGAGTCCAGCGTCCGCCGGGCCGTCTGGCACGTCAACGGACGAACCGAAGACCCCGCCCGCATCAAGGTCACGTTCCTCGACAGTTGGTTCCACATCACCAACGGCGGCGGGTTCCACGACGCGCACTACCACGGCGGGTGCTCGTGGTGCGGCGTGTACTACCTCCAGATCAGCGACGTGCCGTCGGACCTGCCCGATCACGCGCCCAACGGCGTGAACCGGTTCTACGCCCCGCGCGGGTGCGGGGCGCTGCTCAGCGACTACGGCAACCACTACCTGGCCGCCGGGCACCTCGACGTCCCCCCCACGCCCGGCACGCTCGTGCTCTTCCCCGCGTTTCTGCTGCACAGCGGCCTGCCGTACCGCGGCGAGAAGGACCGCGTGATCCTGTCGTTCAACTCCACCAGCACGCTGGTGAACCCGCCCAAGGCGTAA
- a CDS encoding HEAT repeat domain-containing protein, with amino-acid sequence MMHRGMSSQRARRVPWVLGVCVRGCVLGGLAGGLTGVLGGCASNPLNMRPGATSVFDAVRAPTPSEAVDMALDPYDPDRRYKGVLLLSKERFAAEDIYLNLFAERATDEDPGVRAAAIRALGLHGRQEHVPLIVKGVADADPSVRQEAARALQRIHDPVAVDALLVAMDRAKEPESFVRVEAARAIGQYAEPRVVEALIASLADDSLAVNAATLFSLRTLTGQDFHYDRAAWQVWYRGTSDYFAARSAYLYPGFQRGRKWYEYLPFVPSPPNEPKGLPVGMSPDMTASN; translated from the coding sequence ATGATGCACCGTGGGATGTCGTCGCAGCGTGCTCGCCGCGTTCCCTGGGTTCTCGGGGTCTGCGTGCGGGGCTGCGTTCTGGGCGGGCTGGCGGGTGGGCTCACGGGAGTGTTGGGCGGGTGCGCGAGCAACCCGCTGAACATGCGTCCGGGCGCGACGAGCGTGTTCGACGCGGTGCGCGCCCCCACGCCGTCTGAGGCGGTGGACATGGCGCTGGACCCCTACGACCCCGACCGGCGGTACAAGGGCGTGCTGCTGCTGTCGAAGGAGCGGTTCGCGGCCGAGGACATCTACCTGAACCTGTTCGCCGAGCGGGCGACCGACGAGGACCCGGGCGTGCGTGCCGCGGCGATCCGCGCGCTGGGCCTGCACGGGCGGCAGGAGCACGTGCCGCTGATCGTGAAGGGCGTCGCCGACGCCGACCCGAGCGTGCGCCAAGAGGCGGCCCGGGCGCTGCAGCGCATCCACGACCCCGTCGCGGTCGACGCGCTGCTGGTGGCGATGGACCGGGCGAAGGAGCCCGAGTCGTTCGTGCGGGTGGAGGCGGCCCGGGCGATCGGGCAGTACGCCGAGCCGCGCGTGGTCGAGGCGCTCATCGCGTCGCTGGCGGACGACAGCCTGGCGGTGAACGCGGCGACGCTCTTCTCGCTGCGCACGCTGACGGGGCAGGACTTTCACTACGACCGGGCGGCGTGGCAGGTGTGGTACCGGGGCACGTCGGACTATTTCGCCGCTCGCTCGGCGTACCTCTACCCGGGGTTTCAGCGCGGGCGCAAGTGGTACGAGTACCTGCCGTTCGTCCCCTCGCCCCCGAACGAGCCCAAGGGCCTGCCGGTGGGCATGAGCCCGGACATGACGGCGTCGAACTAG
- a CDS encoding carbonic anhydrase has product MFRSQIAYNATRIHAAAIYCSDGRVGEQFDDFLQVGLGLPRYDRVALPGGPACLAGHQQAHLEEKGVIDELQFLVEVHKLSRVVLIAHEGCAFYTKRLELVPPRLELLQRADLVRAAALVHRVTGLSRIDAYFARLADGHVSFEKVEA; this is encoded by the coding sequence ATGTTTCGCTCGCAGATCGCGTACAACGCGACACGCATCCACGCCGCGGCGATCTACTGCTCCGACGGGCGCGTGGGCGAGCAGTTCGACGACTTCCTGCAGGTCGGGCTGGGCCTCCCGCGCTATGACCGGGTGGCGCTCCCGGGCGGGCCCGCGTGCCTCGCCGGGCACCAGCAGGCGCACCTCGAAGAAAAGGGCGTGATCGACGAGCTGCAGTTCCTCGTCGAGGTGCACAAACTCTCGCGCGTCGTGCTCATCGCGCACGAAGGCTGCGCGTTCTACACCAAGCGCCTCGAACTCGTGCCGCCACGCCTGGAACTGCTCCAGCGGGCCGACCTCGTGCGGGCGGCGGCGCTCGTGCACCGGGTGACGGGCCTCAGCCGGATCGACGCGTACTTCGCACGCCTGGCCGACGGGCACGTGTCGTTCGAAAAGGTCGAGGCCTAG
- a CDS encoding bL27 family ribosomal protein, translating to MAHKKGQGSTKNGRDSNPQFRGIKLFGGEPAKSGSIIVRQVGTPFEAGFNVRRAKDDTLFSVAEGIVTFQGRVVHVLPTDAAAPCPVWLKGKVATAAN from the coding sequence ATGGCGCATAAGAAAGGTCAGGGTTCGACCAAGAACGGTCGTGACTCCAACCCGCAGTTCCGCGGGATCAAGCTGTTCGGCGGCGAGCCGGCGAAGTCGGGCTCGATCATCGTGCGCCAGGTGGGAACGCCCTTCGAGGCGGGGTTCAACGTGCGTCGCGCGAAGGACGACACCCTGTTCAGCGTGGCGGAAGGCATCGTGACCTTCCAGGGGCGCGTGGTGCACGTGCTGCCGACGGACGCGGCGGCGCCGTGCCCGGTGTGGCTGAAGGGCAAGGTCGCGACGGCGGCGAACTGA
- a CDS encoding UvrB/UvrC motif-containing protein codes for MKCDHCDNEATVHEVTVRNGVKVERHLCEAHAAEQGIPVKGVPQIGEIIKQHVTAMSQAATTRGSACPSCRTTFGEFKQHGMLGCAACYAAFEAQLGPLIERAHEGAARHVGKKPRRASDGSEDADRAQAELAERARRLARIRAELEDAVKEEQYERAARLRDELRRLGEPPARGAS; via the coding sequence ATGAAGTGCGATCACTGCGACAACGAGGCGACGGTGCACGAGGTGACCGTGCGCAACGGGGTGAAGGTCGAGCGCCATCTCTGCGAGGCGCACGCGGCGGAGCAGGGGATCCCCGTGAAGGGCGTGCCGCAGATCGGCGAGATCATCAAGCAGCACGTGACGGCGATGTCGCAGGCGGCGACGACGCGGGGGAGCGCGTGCCCGAGCTGTCGGACGACGTTCGGGGAGTTCAAGCAGCACGGGATGCTGGGGTGTGCGGCGTGCTACGCGGCGTTCGAGGCGCAGTTGGGCCCGCTGATCGAGCGGGCGCACGAGGGCGCGGCGCGCCACGTGGGGAAGAAGCCCCGGCGGGCGAGCGACGGGTCGGAGGACGCGGACCGGGCGCAGGCGGAACTCGCGGAGCGGGCGCGTCGGCTGGCGCGGATCCGTGCGGAGCTCGAGGACGCGGTGAAGGAGGAGCAGTACGAGCGTGCGGCGCGTCTGCGTGACGAACTGCGCCGGCTGGGCGAGCCGCCCGCGCGGGGCGCGTCATGA
- a CDS encoding alcohol dehydrogenase catalytic domain-containing protein, which translates to MKALQCDGREATIVERAEPVPAPDDCLLRPVLASITRAERDVVRGVLAHTGVLGHEFVAVVERVEKGPGAGPVVRAGARVVGSPIVPCAACTLCTRGLSAHCADRRVLGLWRLDGCLAERFTLPGANLVEVPKALPDESALFAGVVASALRVAQSVRIEGKTYVTVLGDGVVGLVTAQVLARLNASVRLLGTHPEKFALCEKWGVKHRHVCEVGRRRDQDIVVDCTGAPEALTLALGLVRPRGTIVARSAPPFVPPGAINARAGHSAAKGGADGGGGAGNGGGADLTPAVGHEISIVGVGAAASAGLLREALDVLAKGDVDTSPLISRRVRLAHAPDALAGEGALRVVVGF; encoded by the coding sequence GTGAAGGCGCTGCAGTGCGACGGACGCGAGGCGACGATCGTCGAGCGCGCGGAGCCCGTGCCCGCGCCGGATGATTGCCTGCTGCGCCCGGTGCTCGCGTCGATCACGCGGGCCGAACGCGACGTCGTGCGGGGCGTGCTCGCGCACACGGGCGTGTTGGGGCACGAGTTCGTCGCGGTGGTCGAACGGGTGGAAAAAGGGCCGGGCGCGGGCCCGGTGGTGCGGGCGGGCGCGCGGGTGGTGGGCTCGCCGATCGTGCCGTGCGCCGCGTGCACGCTGTGCACGCGCGGGCTGTCGGCACACTGCGCGGACCGGCGGGTGCTGGGGCTGTGGCGCCTCGACGGCTGCCTGGCCGAGCGGTTCACGCTGCCCGGGGCGAACCTGGTCGAGGTGCCCAAGGCGCTGCCCGACGAGAGCGCGCTGTTCGCGGGCGTGGTGGCGAGCGCGCTGCGCGTGGCGCAGTCGGTGCGGATCGAGGGCAAGACGTACGTCACGGTGCTGGGCGACGGGGTGGTCGGGCTGGTGACGGCCCAGGTGCTGGCGCGCCTCAACGCCTCGGTGCGCCTGCTGGGCACGCACCCGGAGAAGTTCGCGCTGTGCGAGAAGTGGGGCGTGAAGCACCGGCACGTGTGCGAGGTCGGGCGGCGGCGCGATCAGGACATCGTGGTGGATTGCACAGGCGCGCCCGAGGCGCTGACGCTGGCGCTAGGCTTGGTGAGGCCGCGGGGAACGATCGTGGCGCGATCGGCCCCGCCCTTCGTGCCGCCGGGAGCGATCAACGCGCGTGCGGGGCACTCGGCGGCGAAGGGCGGAGCGGACGGTGGGGGCGGTGCGGGCAATGGTGGCGGCGCGGACCTGACGCCGGCGGTGGGGCACGAGATCTCGATCGTGGGCGTGGGGGCCGCGGCGTCGGCGGGGCTGCTGCGCGAAGCGCTCGACGTGTTGGCGAAGGGGGACGTGGATACCTCTCCCCTCATCTCCCGACGGGTGCGACTGGCGCACGCGCCCGACGCGCTCGCGGGCGAGGGCGCGCTGCGGGTGGTGGTGGGGTTCTAG
- the rlmKL gene encoding bifunctional 23S rRNA (guanine(2069)-N(7))-methyltransferase RlmK/23S rRNA (guanine(2445)-N(2))-methyltransferase RlmL has translation MPGELDILLVTNFGLESVATGELAALGYHGKGHATGRVLFKGDARAIARANLHLRTVDRVLIRVATFPARDFDALFEGVKALPWEQWIPRDFAFPVDGRSVKSQLSSVPACQRTVKKAIVERLLRAHATPSLPETGPTVRVEIALWHDQATLTIDTTGPGLHKRGYRTAPGAAALKETLAAGLVLLSVWKPQRPLIDPFCGSGTIAIEAALWARNIAPGLLRSFDAERWPSFGERVWAEAREEARAAPRGELAHAIHAYDIDADALALARRAAEAAGVSRDVHFKQQPFDALASKAEYGSIITNPPYGVRLGDADEIDHLYRSMPLVFRRLPTWSIHMLTGRLDLEDIFGQRASRRRKFYNSTIETWYFTFLGPKPPGLRAFADTPETNAEEDGGERAENGTAGEERDAGDAAAETPAPDDDVLQSPSVPHSSPVASSPTSPPDAPLGLPVHSESASRTSRAASPAFGGLRERDERELADFGACLAKNVRHLRRYPSRGVTCYRVYERDQVDVPLIIDVYEGRAHVAEYEREHSRTLAQQADWWDRVRAIVAGALGIDPAQVYTKQKHRQRGLTQHEKQSATGETITVREGGLAFEVNLRDYIDTGLFLDHRLTRQMVREQSRGVRFLNLFCYTGAFTVYAAAGGAASTTSVDLSNTYLDWTQRNLRLNGLWNASHRLVRSDTLSFLRTHPAGEHYDLAVIDPPTFSNSTSTEEDWEVLHGHTEVLTRTLALMPPGGVVYFSTNFRRFKLDEAALAGVGASSREISARTVPPEYRNRRIHRCWRIVAGGGGASGAPGGPASYTAGS, from the coding sequence GTGCCCGGCGAACTCGACATCCTGCTCGTGACCAACTTCGGGCTCGAGAGCGTCGCCACGGGCGAACTGGCGGCGCTGGGCTACCACGGCAAGGGGCACGCCACGGGGCGCGTGCTCTTCAAGGGCGACGCGCGCGCCATCGCCCGCGCGAACCTGCACCTGCGCACGGTGGATCGCGTGCTCATCCGCGTCGCGACGTTCCCCGCGCGCGACTTCGACGCGCTCTTCGAGGGCGTGAAGGCGCTCCCCTGGGAGCAGTGGATCCCGCGCGACTTCGCGTTCCCCGTCGACGGGCGCAGCGTCAAGAGCCAGCTTTCGAGCGTGCCCGCGTGCCAGCGCACCGTCAAGAAGGCGATCGTCGAGCGCCTGCTGCGCGCCCACGCCACGCCCTCGCTGCCCGAGACGGGCCCCACGGTGCGGGTGGAGATCGCGCTCTGGCACGACCAGGCGACGCTCACCATCGACACCACCGGCCCGGGGCTGCACAAGCGGGGGTATCGCACCGCACCGGGCGCCGCGGCGCTAAAGGAGACCCTCGCCGCCGGGCTGGTGCTGCTGAGCGTCTGGAAGCCCCAGCGTCCGCTCATCGACCCGTTCTGCGGCTCGGGGACCATCGCGATCGAGGCCGCCCTGTGGGCGCGGAACATCGCCCCGGGCCTGCTGCGCTCGTTCGACGCGGAGCGGTGGCCGTCGTTCGGCGAGCGGGTGTGGGCCGAGGCGCGCGAGGAGGCGCGGGCCGCCCCGCGGGGCGAACTCGCGCACGCGATCCACGCGTACGACATCGACGCGGACGCGCTGGCGTTGGCGCGGCGTGCCGCGGAGGCCGCGGGCGTGTCGCGCGACGTGCACTTCAAGCAGCAGCCCTTCGACGCGCTCGCGAGCAAGGCGGAGTACGGGTCGATCATCACGAACCCGCCGTACGGCGTGCGACTGGGCGACGCCGACGAGATCGACCATCTGTATCGCTCGATGCCGCTGGTCTTCCGGCGGTTGCCCACGTGGTCGATCCACATGCTGACGGGGCGATTGGACCTGGAGGACATCTTCGGGCAGCGTGCGTCGCGCCGGCGCAAGTTCTACAACAGCACGATCGAGACGTGGTACTTCACGTTCCTGGGCCCCAAGCCGCCGGGTCTTCGGGCCTTTGCGGATACGCCCGAGACGAACGCCGAGGAAGACGGAGGAGAACGCGCGGAGAATGGAACGGCGGGGGAAGAGCGCGACGCGGGCGATGCCGCGGCGGAGACGCCTGCTCCGGACGATGATGTGCTCCAGTCCCCTTCTGTTCCGCATTCCAGCCCAGTAGCTTCATCTCCGACCTCTCCTCCCGATGCTCCTCTCGGACTTCCTGTGCATTCTGAATCCGCTTCTCGCACTTCGCGTGCGGCGTCCCCGGCGTTCGGGGGCCTGCGCGAGCGAGACGAGCGCGAACTCGCGGATTTCGGCGCGTGCCTGGCGAAGAACGTGCGGCACTTGCGGCGTTACCCCTCGCGCGGGGTCACGTGCTATCGCGTCTACGAGCGCGATCAGGTCGACGTGCCGCTCATCATCGACGTGTACGAGGGGCGGGCCCACGTGGCGGAGTACGAGCGCGAGCACAGCCGCACGCTCGCGCAGCAGGCGGACTGGTGGGACCGCGTGCGCGCCATCGTGGCGGGGGCGCTCGGCATCGACCCCGCGCAGGTGTACACGAAGCAGAAGCACCGCCAGCGTGGGCTGACGCAGCACGAGAAGCAGAGCGCGACGGGCGAGACGATCACCGTGCGTGAAGGGGGCCTGGCCTTCGAGGTGAACCTCCGCGACTACATCGACACCGGGCTCTTCCTCGACCACCGCCTCACGCGCCAGATGGTGCGCGAGCAATCGCGCGGCGTGCGCTTCCTGAACCTGTTCTGCTACACGGGCGCGTTCACGGTGTACGCCGCGGCGGGCGGCGCGGCGAGCACCACGAGCGTCGACCTGTCGAACACGTACCTCGACTGGACGCAGCGCAACCTGCGGCTGAACGGGCTGTGGAACGCCTCGCACCGGCTGGTGCGTTCCGACACGCTTTCGTTCCTGCGTACGCACCCTGCGGGCGAGCACTACGACCTGGCCGTCATCGACCCGCCGACGTTCAGCAACAGCACGTCCACCGAGGAGGACTGGGAGGTGCTGCACGGGCACACGGAGGTGCTCACGCGGACGCTGGCGCTCATGCCCCCCGGCGGGGTGGTGTACTTCTCGACGAACTTCCGGCGATTCAAGCTCGACGAGGCGGCCCTGGCGGGCGTGGGCGCGTCGTCGCGCGAGATCAGCGCCCGCACGGTCCCCCCGGAATACCGCAACCGGCGCATCCACCGATGCTGGCGGATCGTGGCGGGGGGCGGCGGTGCGTCGGGCGCGCCGGGCGGGCCCGCGTCGTACACTGCGGGCTCATGA
- a CDS encoding RNA methyltransferase — MTDADDPRLADFADLKDAALRADEFAGRRGVFIAEGEFVLRVLARTAYPIKTVLGTAQRLAAVADVIAGLAPQVAVLCADEALIRRLVGFDFHRGVLASGVRVPSAGMAALARTSRGVVVVEGLTSPENLGSIFRSTAALGGERVGVVLCPRTCDPLYRRVVRVSMGNVLRVPFERTEAWPGALDALRDAGFRVVALTPDAGATDIRELPAAGRAAEGGSGGASGGVLRYALLLGSEGFGLSEAAMARADVRARIPQAPGVDSLNVGVACAVALHRLVEVE; from the coding sequence GTGACCGACGCGGACGATCCGCGCCTGGCGGACTTCGCGGACTTGAAGGACGCCGCCCTGCGCGCGGACGAGTTCGCCGGGCGCCGGGGCGTGTTCATCGCGGAGGGTGAGTTCGTGCTGCGGGTGCTCGCACGCACGGCGTACCCCATCAAGACGGTGCTGGGCACGGCGCAGCGACTGGCGGCGGTGGCGGACGTCATCGCCGGCCTCGCGCCGCAAGTCGCCGTGCTGTGCGCCGACGAAGCGCTCATCCGCCGACTCGTGGGCTTTGACTTTCACCGGGGCGTCCTGGCGAGCGGTGTGCGCGTGCCGAGCGCCGGGATGGCGGCGTTGGCGCGGACAAGCCGCGGCGTCGTGGTGGTCGAAGGGCTGACCAGCCCGGAAAACCTCGGGTCGATCTTTCGGAGCACCGCGGCACTGGGGGGCGAGCGGGTCGGGGTTGTGCTGTGCCCGCGCACCTGCGATCCCCTGTACCGGCGGGTGGTGCGGGTGTCGATGGGCAACGTGCTGCGCGTGCCGTTCGAGCGGACGGAGGCGTGGCCAGGGGCGCTCGACGCGCTCCGCGACGCGGGGTTTCGGGTGGTTGCGCTGACGCCCGACGCCGGGGCGACGGACATCCGGGAGTTGCCGGCGGCGGGGCGGGCCGCGGAGGGCGGAAGCGGGGGCGCGAGCGGCGGGGTGCTTCGGTACGCCCTGCTGCTGGGGTCGGAGGGGTTCGGGTTATCGGAAGCCGCGATGGCGCGGGCCGATGTGCGGGCGCGGATTCCGCAGGCGCCGGGCGTCGACTCGCTGAACGTGGGCGTGGCGTGCGCGGTGGCGCTGCACCGGCTGGTCGAGGTGGAGTAG
- the serA gene encoding phosphoglycerate dehydrogenase: protein MKTSFPKSKISVLLLESVHPAGVAALEAEGFQVQALPGAPDEAKLCRLVENVHLLGLRSKTEVTPRVLDAAPKLLAVGCFCIGTNQVALRDACRRGVPVFNSPFSNTRSVAELTIAEIIALYRRLTEKSDLMHRGVWDKSAAGAHEVRGRTLGIVGYGHIGSQVSVLAEALGMRVLYHDIIAKMPLGNARQVKSLADLLKESDVVTLHVPATRQTEGLIAAPQLKRMKPGAYLINNARGGVVDITALAAALTSGHLAGAALDVFPVEPSAKGESFESPLRGLANVILTPHVGGSTEEAQASIAEDVASKFIKFINVGTTTGAVNVPEVELPEQTSASTGFPASGTSALRAGSGSGPDASALRAGSGSGPDISARRAGSGSGPDASALRAGSGSGPATHARRAGSESPAFTRPHRILHFHRNVPGVLSKMHAMIADLGANISAEYLRTTDDIGYVVLDVDPTDGKQVLARLRDIPETIRVRMLW, encoded by the coding sequence ATGAAGACCTCCTTTCCCAAGAGCAAGATCTCCGTGCTCCTGCTCGAGAGCGTCCACCCCGCCGGCGTCGCCGCGCTCGAGGCCGAGGGATTCCAGGTCCAGGCCCTGCCGGGCGCGCCGGACGAAGCCAAGCTCTGCCGCCTGGTGGAGAACGTCCATCTGCTGGGCCTGCGGAGCAAGACCGAGGTCACCCCGCGGGTGCTCGACGCCGCCCCCAAGCTCCTGGCCGTCGGCTGCTTTTGCATCGGCACGAACCAGGTCGCGCTCCGCGACGCGTGCCGCCGGGGCGTGCCGGTGTTCAACTCGCCCTTCAGCAACACCCGCTCGGTCGCCGAGCTCACCATCGCCGAGATCATCGCGCTGTACCGGCGTCTCACCGAGAAGTCCGACCTCATGCACCGGGGCGTGTGGGACAAATCCGCCGCCGGCGCCCACGAGGTTCGCGGGCGCACCCTCGGCATCGTCGGCTACGGGCACATCGGCTCGCAGGTGTCCGTCCTCGCCGAGGCACTGGGCATGCGCGTGCTGTACCACGACATCATCGCCAAGATGCCCCTGGGCAACGCCCGCCAGGTGAAGTCACTCGCCGACCTGCTCAAAGAGTCCGACGTCGTCACGCTGCACGTGCCCGCGACGCGCCAGACCGAGGGGCTGATCGCCGCACCACAACTCAAGCGCATGAAGCCCGGCGCGTACCTCATCAACAACGCCCGGGGCGGCGTCGTCGACATCACCGCCCTCGCCGCCGCGCTCACTTCCGGGCACCTCGCCGGAGCGGCGCTGGATGTCTTCCCGGTCGAGCCGAGCGCCAAGGGCGAATCGTTCGAGAGCCCGCTGCGGGGGCTGGCGAACGTCATCCTCACGCCGCACGTCGGCGGCAGCACCGAAGAGGCGCAGGCGTCGATCGCCGAAGACGTCGCGTCGAAGTTCATCAAGTTCATCAACGTCGGCACGACCACCGGGGCCGTCAATGTGCCCGAGGTCGAACTGCCCGAGCAGACGTCCGCGAGTACGGGTTTCCCGGCCTCGGGTACCTCCGCACTCCGTGCGGGGTCTGGTTCGGGTCCGGATGCCTCCGCACTCCGTGCGGGGTCTGGTTCGGGTCCGGATATCTCCGCACGCCGTGCGGGGTCTGGTTCGGGTCCGGATGCCTCCGCACTCCGTGCGGGGTCTGGTTCGGGTCCGGCTACCCACGCACGCCGTGCCGGGTCTGAATCCCCTGCGTTCACCCGCCCCCACCGCATCCTGCACTTCCACCGCAACGTTCCTGGCGTGCTCTCCAAGATGCACGCCATGATCGCCGACCTCGGCGCGAACATCTCGGCCGAGTACCTCCGCACCACCGACGACATCGGCTACGTCGTCCTCGACGTCGACCCCACCGACGGCAAGCAGGTCCTCGCGCGCCTCCGCGACATCCCCGAAACCATCCGCGTCCGCATGCTGTGGTGA